Part of the Vigna angularis cultivar LongXiaoDou No.4 chromosome 1, ASM1680809v1, whole genome shotgun sequence genome, AAAACGTAAATAGTTGTAATACTAGAAGTaacaaacaaagaaataaaatttaaagttgCATACCAATTCTAAAAGGTCTCATAAAAATGACCATGAACTTGTTTTGTCAAATGTCTTATAATACGGATTGGAGGGAgtaatttattctttattgcAGGCTTGTGCTTTCAGGGATTCGTATGAGAAGTTCAAGAAAGCAGGAGCAGTGGTTGTTGGGATAAGTGGCGATGATGCTTCCTCGCACAAGGTAAAGATCAAAGGTTCCActgtttcatttttataatcaaccatattaatattttttctgatTTGCGTTTCACGTAATGTAGGCATTTGCCAGCAAATACAAACTTCCATTTACATTGTTGAGTGATGAGGGCAACAAGGTGAGAAAGGAATGGGGAGTGCCAGGTGATTTCTTTGGATCATTGCCTGGAAGAGAGACTTATGTGATTGACAAAAATGGGGTGGTTCAGCTTGTCTACAACAATCAATTCCAACCAGAAAAGCATATTGATGAGACCCTGAAAATACTTCAGAGCCTTTGAggctttttttattcttttgttttctatCCCCGCGGGCCTGATTCAGAGTCTGGCAAATATTTAACTGTGAATTTTAAGTTTGTAAGCTCTGTAATTATGTAGCTGATTTTGGAGCCTTTGATCACATTTCTTGGAGGTGATGACATGTAGAGAGAAAAAGATTATAACCTCTCCGGTGGAAATAATGCCTTCATTTGCCAAAAATACAGTGAGATTATATATGTATCTTTTCCACATGGTATGTTTACTTTCAATTGACATAGTGACCATCCACtacaatttctatataaaatacATATGTTTTATGTGAACAAAGTTGCTTGTGTAACCTTGAAGGAGTTTTGACTGCATTCATGGAACATGACTCTTAAGTATCTAAACGACATTTGGCTCTCGACTTAGccttaaatttttctttcttagagAACATGTAgttatttttatcatcatcattattagtATTATTCTACCAGTATTTTTATCAGTCACTGAGAGAGTGGTTGTAAGCTTGTATATTCAATCTTCCTTGGCATAGTCTGGAATGCTGTAGGGGCCAAATACTTCGGATAACCAGTTCTTCTTCCTCCAGGAACTCCATCCTAAATCTTTACAAATTTCATCACTGTGGTTGATGCTATAAGTTGAAATGCAGTGCCTCTTATAGAACCTAGTTGACCTTTTCATCACTTCTATCTCCTTTTCTGTTTGTGAAAGCATGCTCTCCACACTTGGGAGCTTGAATTTGTCATCTACCAGCCCAGAAAACCACATGGAACGTAGCTCTGATGAGTGAAGATTTGAAACACTCTCAACGAAACCCACAAAGGCCATGTTTGGAATCAACGGATGAATAGTTCCCCTATCATCATGAGCATGAATCAGCTGttacttacaatttttttttaattttaaaaaaatttcagttTAAATAAAGGGTATGTCTAAAAGAGTTGAATACATTCTCCTGATGTATATTTTGCATGAAAGAAAGCACAATGAATATTGAAGAGTTCTTCTTACCTATATAAAGGCATAATACCAGAAGAATACTCCAACAAGCTACTAAAAGGCTCTGGTAAAATAgttttgagttttttctttCCATCAAAACCAGTTGCAAGAATCACTACATCAGCGTTCAGCTTAGTGTTGTCTTCAAATTCAATCCCTCCATTCCAGAACCACCACTTTGATGCCTTCTTAAAGACAATTTTGCCCTTTTCAGCCTCGGAGAAGAAATTTTCTGGCATGATGGCCATTTGACAAGATGCATAATCCTCCACAAAGGGGTGTTCTGGTTTTAATCCATACTTCTCCAATGGAAGTTTCCACAGAAGGTACGACTCAATAAACTTTGAAATTCCACGCCTCTATTATTGCTCATTGAATAAcataaccaaaaataaaaaacattagcTATGCCTGTAGAAACCATAACACTAGCTATGTGATTCTGGAAAATGGTAATTTACCAGCGGAGATAACATGAGGCAGAGAAGAGTCCTGAGTAAGCCTTGTTCTGGTCTCTCGTGAATGAACTGAGAAGATCTTGTTGAGAAGAACATGAAAAAAGGTAATCCCCAAATCCAGTAATGGGGAACTGTCCAATGCAAAGTCCTTACAACCATGGTGCAGGCTTCTCCTTCAGCTCCTTCACAGCAATACACCAACAACTTTGTTAtgcattttgaaatttaacaaaaaaaaaatagagattatcttaattaattattataagcAAACAGAAtataaacatttaatgtaagtaaaaaaaaaggttaactatatttaaagtattaaattttgaaatttgtttatgtCTCAAAGATTGAAATTCGTTTGTCTTAAATTTCGAAAtccatttgttttatatttatattttgattttcaaactttaaaaataaataaatgttttttaaatttaattgtatttaattttttgacatatcaaacttatttttaaattttttatacaataataaatatgaatctaaaatatcctttaataaaattaatatcattaagttaaaaatattatatttatttatttttaaagtttgacaagttaaattttattaaaaaatttctcaaaaagTAATTTCAGTTTTGCTTGGTAACATCTTGATGTCAAAagaattttcattatttattgaAGTTGGTGGATGGCATGAGGTGTTGAAATTTTAGTGGACTTTTCATATGATGATGATACAAGACTGTCGCACGTGGTATTGATGTCTATGGGTGAAGATGAAGGTTGGAACCCGTCGTTTAAAGCCATTTCCAAACATATTGTGAAAGTCAAAACTGATCTGTGGAATTCTATTTTATATGACTTATAGCCTATGAATTCGTTTCATATAAAGCTTCACATAAGATATTATACTAATAAAATGTAAAGAACAGTATGCAAGTCAACACATctttcattcataaaataaaaggaacaGTAGTGTGAAAAGCATGCAAATATCAACTAGGAAAATAAAGCCCTTACTTGCTTTTAGCATTAAAAAAaccaataaattatatacaaccAGAAAATCATTTGGAAAATTAATGTTGTCGTCTTTGGTGCTTTATAAGCACAAGAACTGAAAATGACATtgtgaaacaaaacaaaacagaaaggAAAACAAAACGTAATAGTGCCAATATGAAAACGAGCTTCAATAGAAAAACAATGTCGTTATTTTCCACAGCACATGCATCATAGCGACAGAAAACAACGTGTTCAATTGAAGCTATTGAACGCCACCTTTGTCATAACCcaaactgaaaagaaaaaaacttggAAGAACAGCAGaagaaatttgaaagaaaatcgAGTCATATGCATACAAACCAGCTTTCACATTATTAGTCATcagttaattctttttatatacttttccttttgaaaagaGTCATGATAGGTTAccaaatatcatatttttttatagtataaatatttttattaaaataactacGTTTTTTCGTTATTAAACTAGTAtgtttatctttaaattaaattataaagtattttgTATTAGTAAAGATGTTTTCCACGTAACTTCATACATggataaaatactttttaatttaatttaaaaatgaagtttaaatttttataatagtttagagaatatatatatatatatatatatatatatatatatatatatatatatatattacaattgttttttaacatataataataatttgagaGGAACAActatttaaacaacaaataactaataaaacataataattttcaCTTTTACTTCACAAATCGTTTCACAAAAATATTGCTATATAACATCTAATATTTTACATGCGTTCAAGTGGTGTTAGTTGTGCATCTTCTATGAAATGTTTGAACAGAATTTTTAAAACACCAactatttgaattaaattttattccgAGTCACTCTAGGCGTATAACTAAAGggataaattataaaagagCAGTTAATGCTTCCCATGTTTAGAGTATGATATTTAGCAATAAATTACAAATcagtatgatttttttttcataaaactcATAAATTATCAGCCGTTATTATTTACACCTTCATATAAaagatttctttttcaattttacctttaaataaaattttttcttaaattaaaataattatttcatcaattttattttttagatgattattgtttttaattaaacaatttttttaattaaaaaattaaatacaaaataaataaaaattgtttacaataaagttataaaaaatatttatgtttaactttataattataataataaaaagaataataatttatgaatttttatcaTAAAGAAAATTGAATACACACATATAATGCAtgtatttttactatttactaataaaaaaaggtttaatctGATAAAAGTCGTATATTTTACATATTGATGCGGTGTGAATTCATAGTGTCAATTTGGAGAAAGTTTCTACGTAAACATATgtaaaacaagaagaaaaataaatgtaatttttacaTAAGCTAAATAGTTTGTGTGcattaaaaactatattttaaatagttaatgtAAACTAGCTTATAAGAGTTTAACCTGTACATAGATTAATaacgaataaaaaaaattgtttttgtttttatttaatttttttctttagatgtacttaaaatagaaatatatattttataactttacttatacaaaacaatttaactttttcttcttctttttttattactaaatgAAGGTTTTTCCAAAGGGGATTTATATAGAAAGCTGGGATTATTATTACCTTGGTTTGCCCGTGCACACTCCATGGCTAAATCAATACCTGACTTTTTGAAACCAACCACCACCACCTTTTTCCCTCTCAGAAGTTGAGTAGCAGCTTCCTGGTCAAGTTTACAGTAATCTAACGTATGCATCACCTTTCCCTTGAATATATGTGGCCCTTTTTTCTGTGGAAACGTTGGAATTTTCGGTGTGTCTCCATATTTCCCAACGCATACTACCACAAACTCGAATCCGTACCACTGAAATCAATCATGTATAAGCGGCTAAAAGAGTCACTCATCATGCAATAAATCACTTCATTTTGAAAACTCATcaagtgttttctttttctcaaatattttaaattaaaatattaaaacttttgaCAATTTCCAGAAGAGTAT contains:
- the LOC108337137 gene encoding probable flavin-containing monooxygenase 1, with amino-acid sequence MLISKMGIIGAGVSGLAAAKQLSHHNPIVFEASDSIGGVWSHCSYNSTRLQSHRRDYEFTDFPWPQRDNPDFPTHLEILNYLHSYAHHFDVFKNIRFNSKVVEIRFSGNREVTGFSSLLPGQSVWEVAVQTNNSDTIQWYGFEFVVVCVGKYGDTPKIPTFPQKKGPHIFKGKVMHTLDYCKLDQEAATQLLRGKKVVVVGFKKSGIDLAMECARANQGAEGEACTMVVRTLHWTVPHYWIWGLPFFMFFSTRSSQFIHERPEQGLLRTLLCLMLSPLRRGISKFIESYLLWKLPLEKYGLKPEHPFVEDYASCQMAIMPENFFSEAEKGKIVFKKASKWWFWNGGIEFEDNTKLNADVVILATGFDGKKKLKTILPEPFSSLLEYSSGIMPLYRGTIHPLIPNMAFVGFVESVSNLHSSELRSMWFSGLVDDKFKLPSVESMLSQTEKEIEVMKRSTRFYKRHCISTYSINHSDEICKDLGWSSWRKKNWLSEVFGPYSIPDYAKED